From Pseudomonas fluorescens:
CAAGCGCTTCGCTGATCGCAAACGCTGCTGGAGTCGTAAGCATGACCGAGTATGTACCCCCGAAAGTCTGGACCTGGGACACCGAAAGCGGCGGCACCTTCGCCAGCATCAACCGCCCGATTGCCGGCGCCACCCATGAAAAGACACTGCCAATCGGCAAGCACCCGTTGCAGTTGTATTCCCTGGCCACGCCCAACGGGCAGAAGGTCACCATCTTGCTTGAAGAATTGCTGGCCCTGGGGCACCGCGGCGCGGAGTACGACGCCTGGCTGATCAAGATCGGCGATGGCGACCAGTTCGGCAGCGGCTTTGTCGCGGTCAACCCGAACTCCAAGATCCCGGCCTTGATGGACCACAGCGGCGCCCAGCCGATTCGCGTGTTCGAGTCCGGCGCGATCCTGCAGTACCTGGCCGAGAAGTTCGGCGCGTTCTTCCCCACCGAGCCAGCGGCCCGCGCGGAGTGCTTGTCGTGGCTGTTCTGGCAGATGGGCAGCGCGCCTTACCTGGGCGGTGGCTTCGGGCATTTCTATGCCTATGCACCGAGCAAGATGGAATACCCGATCAACCGTTTTGCCATGGAGACCAAGCGCCAACTGGACGTGCTTGACCAGCGCCTGGCGGTGAGCGAATACATCGCCGGGGATGAATACACCATCGCCGACATTGCCATCTGGCCGTGGTACGGCGGGCTGGTCAAAGGCCGCTTGTATGGGGCCGCGGAGTTTCTGTCGGTGCATGAGTACAAACATGTACAGCGCTGGGCGGAGGCGATTGAAGCGCGGCCGGCGGTGCAGCGTGGGCGGCGGGTGAATCGGGTGTCGGGCGAGCCCCATGAGCAGTTGGCCGAGCGGCATGACGCAAGTGACCTGGACTGATTGAGTTCCACGTGTGGGAGGGGCGGGGCGAGGGTTCGACTTGCCCCTCCCACAGTTGGATGTCCTTATCTTCGATTTATTTGTAGCGCTGTTCGAACACCGCCACCTGTTCAGGCTTGATGAGCTCGAACGGCACCCACACCTCCGACTCGATCGGCTCGCCCTTGATCATCTTGATCGCAGACTGCACTGCCTGAGTGGCCTGGGCCTTGGGGTCCTGGAACACCGAGGCGGTGAGCATGCCTCGCTTGATCGCCGCCAAGCCGTCGGGCAAGCCGTCGATGCCGATAATCGCGATCTCACCCTTGGCCTTGCCCGCCTGTTGCAAGGCCATGGCCGCGCCAATCGCCATTTCATCGTTGTTGGCCACGATGGCATCGAACTGCGTGCCCGCCAGCAACCAGTTGCTGGTCAGGTCCATGCCCTTGCTGCGTTGCCACTCGGCGCTTTGCTGCTCCACCACCTTGATGCCGGGAAAGTCCTTGAGCACCTGCTTGGCGCCTTCGGTGCGGTCATGGGTGGCGTTCTGCGCGAGGTCGCCCATGATGATCGCCACATGGCCTTTGCCGCCGAGTTTGTCCGCGAGGTAGCGCATCTGCAATTGCCCGGCTTCGATATCGTTGGACGCCACGGTGACGACGCCCTTGGGCAAGGTGCGCTCATCCGGATGGCGGTTGACGTACACCAGCGGCGTCTTGGCCGCCACGGCGGCGCGGGTCATGTTGGCGGTGGCGGCGGTGTCCACCGGCAGCACGATCACGGCGTCGACTTTCTGGTTGAGAAAGCCTTCGACCTGGTTGAGCTGGCGCACCACGTCGCCCTGGGCGTCTTCGAACTGGATCTGCACGTCCTGTTGTTTAGCGGCATTTTCCAGGCCGGTGCGCACGTAGGTCATGAAATTATCGTCGACCCGCGCGATGCTCACGCCGATGCGATACGCGGCGAAGGTCCATTGGCTGAACAGCAGTAAAAACGCAGCAACAAGCAATGAATAGCGATGCATGAGGGTGTTCCTTTTATTGTTATAGGGTGAACGCTTGACGGAAACGCTCCAGGGCCAACTCACTGTCGCCGCTGGCCCAGCCTTCGAGGCCGACCACGCCGTTGTAGCCCATGGCGTGCAGGGCCCTGGCAATGGCCGGGTAGTGGATTTCGCCGGTGCCAGGCTCCTTGCGCCCGGGCACGTCGGCCACCTGGATTTCGCCGAT
This genomic window contains:
- the yghU gene encoding glutathione-dependent disulfide-bond oxidoreductase, translated to MTEYVPPKVWTWDTESGGTFASINRPIAGATHEKTLPIGKHPLQLYSLATPNGQKVTILLEELLALGHRGAEYDAWLIKIGDGDQFGSGFVAVNPNSKIPALMDHSGAQPIRVFESGAILQYLAEKFGAFFPTEPAARAECLSWLFWQMGSAPYLGGGFGHFYAYAPSKMEYPINRFAMETKRQLDVLDQRLAVSEYIAGDEYTIADIAIWPWYGGLVKGRLYGAAEFLSVHEYKHVQRWAEAIEARPAVQRGRRVNRVSGEPHEQLAERHDASDLD
- a CDS encoding sugar ABC transporter substrate-binding protein — protein: MHRYSLLVAAFLLLFSQWTFAAYRIGVSIARVDDNFMTYVRTGLENAAKQQDVQIQFEDAQGDVVRQLNQVEGFLNQKVDAVIVLPVDTAATANMTRAAVAAKTPLVYVNRHPDERTLPKGVVTVASNDIEAGQLQMRYLADKLGGKGHVAIIMGDLAQNATHDRTEGAKQVLKDFPGIKVVEQQSAEWQRSKGMDLTSNWLLAGTQFDAIVANNDEMAIGAAMALQQAGKAKGEIAIIGIDGLPDGLAAIKRGMLTASVFQDPKAQATQAVQSAIKMIKGEPIESEVWVPFELIKPEQVAVFEQRYK